In the Micromonospora sp. WMMA1363 genome, CGTCGAGGCCCCAGCGAGCGCCGGTGACGTCCATACGATCTTTGACCAGGTGGCGGCAGGCGCCTTCGATCACCCCGGTGGCGATCGGCCACCCGTTGGCCAGCGCGGTCGGGTAGTCCAGGTACGGTTTTTTGGCCAGCAGGTAGGCGGCGGCGACATCGGCGGGTTTGCGTTTGCCGGGGTCCAGGCCGTGGTAGGTGGCCTTGCGTCGGATGGCTGCGGCGACTATGCCGGCCCGTCCGGCCAACACCTGCCGGGCCTGGGCGCGGACCCACCGTTCGGCGTTCGGGTCGCCCTCCGGGTGGAAACACCAGGTGGCCTTCCAGAGGTACTCGATGACGTGGATGAAGTCCACAACAACCGGCAAGGTGATCTTGCGGGTTTTGGCCTCGGCGTGGATCCGGTCGATCTGGTGGGTGTTGCCGTCGACCAGGGCGATCCAGGTCCGAGCGTGGTCGGGGTCGCGGCGGTCGGCCTCGGCGAACCCGGCGGCGATCACCGCCGCGGCGTCGTCGGTCACGCTGGCGTGCAGCCACTTGCCGGAGGTGACCGGCGCCGGGGTAGCAGTTTGGGCCGCTTCGGGGTCCTCGGGCAGGATGTCGGCGATGGTGCGCGGCTTGCCGGTCACGTCGAAGACCGCGGCGACCTCGCACATCCGCTTGCGGTTGCGTTTCTCGCCCTTGGACCGGCGGCCGGCCAGTTTCTGGCTGACCGCGGCCTTGGCGGTGCCCGCGCGGAGCCCGTCGGGGCGCATCACCACCCCTTTGGCGTCGAAGGACAACGCCAGCACATCATCATCGGCCGACCAGTCCGGGGCGTGGGCGGTGTAGAAGGCATCCACATCTATCGCCGCTGCGGCGGCCAACGCCTCGACCTGCCGTTTCCCGATACGCACCGTGGTGGCCCGCTCAATCGCGGCCGCCGCGTCGGTGAACGAGCCGCGGGCCGCCTCGGCCGCGGCCAACCGGCGCAGTCCATGCGAGTGCTTCTCCACGGGCAGGTTCAACACCGCGTCCGCCGGGTTCAGATCGGCCCGCGCCCGCGCCCGGTAGGCGATACGCGTCACCACCACCTCACCGAACCGGGTGGCCAGCGTCCGCTGCCGCCCCCGCTCGGCCCACCCCCGCAGATGGCTATCGGCGTCGGTCACCTCGTCGAGCCGTTCCTCCCGACTGGCACGAAGATCCAGACTGTCCTGCAACAACTGACACAGCAACCGCATGCCATCGGTATGCAGCCGCTCCTCCAGTTCGGCGTGAGTCATCCCCGCCGCATGCTCACCGGACAGGAAGTCCACCATCGCGCCGAACCGCACGGATGAGCCGGCGAAAGCATCGTCCGCCGTCTCGGATGCGTACTCTTGCACCGGGCTCCCTCTTTGCTGATGTTCGTGTCTCGCAACCGACGAACATAGCGGGAGGATCCCTTTCACCATCACAACCAGTAACACATCCCCAGGCCACACAGCGTGTCGCCGCACCTCACCAGAGCCGCACCCGTTGGAGTAGGCGCTGGCTGAGCGGGACGCGCGGATTGAGGTGTTGACGCGGCGGGTCGCGGAGTTGGAAGCGCGGCTGCGCCGGGATTCGCGGACGTCGTCGAAGCCGCCGTCGTCGGATGGGCCGGTCAAGCCGCCGCCACGGTCGCGGCGCCTGCCGTCGGATCGGCCGCCGGGCAAGCAGCCGGGGGATGCGGGTTTCACGTTGCGGCAGGTCGAGACGCCGGACGAGGTGGTGGCGCATCGCCCGACTGGGTGCCGGTGTTGTGGCCGGTCGTTGCGGCGGGCGCCGGTGACGTCGGTGGAGACACGGCAGGTGTTCGACCTGCCCGACGTGCGGCTGCACGTGGTGGAGCATCGGTTGCGGCATCGCCGTTGCCGGTGCGGCACGGTGCCGATGGCGCCGGTCCCGGATGGGGTGGGCGCCCCGACCCAGTACGGGCCGCGGGTGCGGGCGGTCGGCGCGTATCTGGTGGGCTACCAGCATCTGCCGTACGAGCGGGCCTGCGAGACCCTGGCCGATCTGCTCGGTGTGGGCATGTCGGTCGGGGCCCTGGTCAGCGTGGTGGCGCGCACCAGCAGCGCACTCGGCCCGTTTCTGGACGTGGTACGCGACCAGATCTGCGCCGCGCCGGTGGCCCACTTCGACGAGACGTCGCTGCGGGTGGCCAGCACGAACGCGTGGGTGCACTCGGCTTCCACCGACACCCTGTCACTGTTCGTCGTGCACCCATCGCGGGGACGTGAGGCGATCACCGCTGCCGGGGTGCTGCCCGTCTTCACCGGCATCGCCGTGCACGACGGCTACACCCCCTACCGCCGCTACGGCCTCGCTCACCAGTTGTGCAACGCCCACCACCTGCGCGAACTCGCCGGGATCTGCGATACCGACCCGGGTCAGGTGTGGGCCGAGCAGATGATCCGGTTGTTGTGCGAGATCAACGACATCACCCGGCATGCCCGCACCGACGGCGCCCACGCCATCGACGACCGGCTACTGGGTGCCTACCGACGCCGCTACGACACCATCATCGCCGCTGGCAGGGCGGCCAATCCCAGCCCAGCCGGACACGGGGGACTGTACAAATAACGGCTGATCGACCGATCAAGGGAGAGACGCCAGATGACGACCGAGACCACCGTGGGACAGCCGGCCGTGGAGCCGGTGGGTGCGGTCACGGATGAGCAGTTGATCGCGATGCTGGTCGATCGGGCTCGTGGTGACGGGTTGAAGCTGACCGGCGAGGGTGGGCTGCTGCAGCAGCTGACGAAGCGGGTCCTCGAGTCGGCGTTGGATGGGGAGATCACCGACCACGTCGGCTACGACAAGCACGACCCGGCGGGTCGGGGTAGCGGGAACACCCGTAACGGCAGCCGGACCAAGACGGTGCTCACCGACGTCGGGCCGGTCGAGGTGCGGGTCCCACGCGACGCCGCCGGGACGTTCGAGCCGCAGATCGTGCGTAAGCGGCAGCGGCGTCTGACCGGCGTCGACGACATGGTCCT is a window encoding:
- a CDS encoding ISKra4 family transposase, which codes for MVDFLSGEHAAGMTHAELEERLHTDGMRLLCQLLQDSLDLRASREERLDEVTDADSHLRGWAERGRQRTLATRFGEVVVTRIAYRARARADLNPADAVLNLPVEKHSHGLRRLAAAEAARGSFTDAAAAIERATTVRIGKRQVEALAAAAAIDVDAFYTAHAPDWSADDDVLALSFDAKGVVMRPDGLRAGTAKAAVSQKLAGRRSKGEKRNRKRMCEVAAVFDVTGKPRTIADILPEDPEAAQTATPAPVTSGKWLHASVTDDAAAVIAAGFAEADRRDPDHARTWIALVDGNTHQIDRIHAEAKTRKITLPVVVDFIHVIEYLWKATWCFHPEGDPNAERWVRAQARQVLAGRAGIVAAAIRRKATYHGLDPGKRKPADVAAAYLLAKKPYLDYPTALANGWPIATGVIEGACRHLVKDRMDVTGARWGLDGAEAILKLRTLISNGDFDQYWTWHLAQEQQRIHNSRYLGGAIPQ
- a CDS encoding IS66 family transposase; this translates as MAERDARIEVLTRRVAELEARLRRDSRTSSKPPSSDGPVKPPPRSRRLPSDRPPGKQPGDAGFTLRQVETPDEVVAHRPTGCRCCGRSLRRAPVTSVETRQVFDLPDVRLHVVEHRLRHRRCRCGTVPMAPVPDGVGAPTQYGPRVRAVGAYLVGYQHLPYERACETLADLLGVGMSVGALVSVVARTSSALGPFLDVVRDQICAAPVAHFDETSLRVASTNAWVHSASTDTLSLFVVHPSRGREAITAAGVLPVFTGIAVHDGYTPYRRYGLAHQLCNAHHLRELAGICDTDPGQVWAEQMIRLLCEINDITRHARTDGAHAIDDRLLGAYRRRYDTIIAAGRAANPSPAGHGGLYK